Proteins co-encoded in one Taeniopygia guttata chromosome 4, bTaeGut7.mat, whole genome shotgun sequence genomic window:
- the OTUD4 gene encoding OTU domain-containing protein 4 isoform X1 → MDAAGRAGGGEQSHPGSGRDAPGDTSMDRYLRSQGLYRKKVAKDGSCLFRAVAEQVLHSQSRHIDVRMACVDYLRKNREKFEAFIEGPFEDYLKSLENPQEWVGQVEISALSLMYKKDFIIYQEPNASPSRVTENGFSDKVLLCFSNGNHYDIVYPVEYAEKAALCQSLLYELLYEKVFNMDLKKIMTELSAVGVTEESNGSSEVSASDSEDDNYRSKATTVSDMNGMKSLSGNKHLESNGNPTSLVLPKKVLKSLDPLVYRNIEYDVWLRSKWDQQKQDFSIAAGMQYSIGDKCKVRLDHNGKFYNAHIQEVFSENGPVVVFVEELGAKHAVSLKSLKPLPQTSPMEGWNTVPGKKIKKFYPTWGQNAQPDAECRGPKNQSKSIKPQSALPPRLQHTVGTRQQQFLGSGPQPHQTSNEQKTPGRNPSQSARKAERERSEELSHGNYFGLSPEERREKQAIEESRSLYEIQQRDEQAFPALCNNQLVCQAATQTVDNANQKKFSNTERRNSKWTAEVEEQKEKESNSRQIHLSQKLEPNSSEKNSQDESYPKASSPLEQVKTDSPIVAEQVRNVCLISKFSSQETSDKGELHHSHNLTECLPSVTPTPSPVFSEVHLPPAVPSVPAIVPAWPSEPATYGPAGIPTQIPASSLMPGPATGPDSIVSQAQVTSASGAGVPVWLQAVNQPLMPLPQTLNPYQDPLYPGFPFNEKGERAVAPPYSLCSTGEDLPKDKNILRFFFNLGVKAYSCPMWAPHSYLYPLHQAYLAACRMYPNVSLPVYPHNPWFQEAAPAQNENETARPNRHFAVQTEARSNGQIPPVDRSPSLPLIIPSAQVTESQGQVCVEPENPAQALHANYEESLRGKNIFPQPPFGHNHFLGAVPIAPPFFPHFWYGYPVQGFIENSVARPNLVLSPEDKEAAAAGTSASMYVGKECSPPVPAVNCAEQLQKTNSGSGPSTVPFPVAAAGNPKDTSARASQLEQTCPSATPKQKAAGQQHRPPQTQGPERPTAGPGTQPLLAEPPKNELKPGTPSRKERPAKGRESKGAGNMQMESRAQRTREESSEDDTEVSDMLRSGRSKQFYNQTYGGGRRPRPDRGYSSRGGYQFQRNEEAWKGPPSRSRDDSYHYQRNFRGQPYRNDRRRATLGDNQRGQQA, encoded by the exons ATGGAtgcggcgggcagggccggcggAGGGGAGCAGAGCCACCCCGGCAGCGGCAGGGATGCCCCCGGGGACACGTCCATGGACCGCTACCTGCGATCTCAGGGCTTGTACAGGAAGAAAGTGGCCAAGGATGGCTCCTGCCTTTTCAGGGCTGTGGCCGAGCAG GTGTTGCACTCTCAGTCTCGACACATTGATGTTAGGATGGCTTGTGTAGACTATCTTCGGAAAAATAGGGAGAAATTTGAAGCA ttcATAGAGGGGCCATTTGAAGATTATTTAAAAAGTTTGGAAAATCCACAG GAATGGGTTGGACAAGTAGAAATAAGTGCCCTTTCTCTTATGTACAA gaaagatTTCATAATATACCAGGAGCCAAATGCTTCTCCTTCACGTGTAACTGAAAATGGCTTTTCTGATaag gtgTTGCTGTGCTTCTCGAATGGAAACCACTATGATATTGTGTATCCCGTAGAGTATGCAGAGAAGGCTGCTCTGTGTCAGT ctctgctgtatGAGTTGCTCTATGAGAAAGTGTTTAATATGGATTTAAAGAAAATCATGACAGAACTTAGTGCTGTTGGTGTGACAGAAGAAAGTAATGGGAGCAGTGAAGTGTCTGCTTCTGATTCGGAAGATGACAACTACAG AAGTAAAGCTACAACAGTTAGCGATATGAATGGAATGAAGTCTCTTTCTGGCAACAAG CACCTTGAGAGCAATGGGAATCCCACCTCACTGGTGTTGCCTAAAAAGGTTCTGAAATCGCTTGATCCTTTGGTTTACAGAAACATTGAATACGATGTTTGGCTCCGATCCAAATGGG ATCAGCAAAAACAAGATTTTTCTATTGCTGCTGGCATGCAATACTCCATTGGAGATAAATGTAAA GTGCGCTTAGACCATAATGGGAAATTTTATAATGCCCATATTCAAGAAGTTTTTTCAGAGAATGGGCCAGTTGTTGTATTTGTAGAAGAGCTTGGAGCAAA GCATGCTGTCTCACTGAAGAGCCTTAAACCTCTTCCACAGACCTCTCCTATGGAGGGCTGGAACACTGTGCCAGGGAAGAAGATAAAAAAGTTTTACCCAACATGGGGGCAGAATGCTCAGCCTG ATGCAGAGTGCAGAGGGCCAAAGAATCAGAGCAAGTCAATCAAACCCCAGTCAGCACTACCTCCTCGACTTCAGCATACTGTGGGAACCAGGCAGCAACAGTTCTTGGGTTCTGGGCCCCAACCTCATCAGACCTCAAATGAGCAAAAAACTCCGGGCAGGAATCCTTCCCAGTCTGCAAG GAAAGCGGAGCGCGAGCGCAGCGAGGAGCTGAGCCATGGCAACTACTTTGGGCTGTCTCCGGAGGAGCGCAGGGAGAAGCAGGCCATAGAGGAGTCTCGTTCCCTTTATGAGATCCAGCAGCGGGATGAACaagcttttcctgctctttgcaAT AACCAGTTAGTCTGTCAGGCTGCTACACAGACTGTGGATAATGCAAACCAGAAAAAGTTCTCAAATACTGAAAGAAGAAATAGCAAGTGGACAGCAGAGGTGGAAGAGCAGAAGGAGAAAG AGTCAAATTCCAGGCAGATCCACTTAAGTCAGAAGCTTGAGCCAAATTCATCTGAG AAGAATAGTCAAGATGAGAGTTATCCAAAAGCTTCATCTCCTTTGGAACAAGTAAAAACAGATTCTCCGATTGTTGCTGAGCAAGTAAGAAATGTTTGTTTGATTTCAAAGTTTTCCAGTCAGGAGACTTCAGACAAAGGGGAGCTTCATCACAGCCAC aACCTGACTGAGTGCTTGCCGAGCGTAACTCCGACACCCTCTCCAGTCTTCTCTGAGGTGCATTTACCTCCAGCAGTGCCTTCTGTACCAGCCATTGTGCCAGCTTGGCCAAGTGAGCCAGCAACATACGGACCAGCAG GTATTCCAACCCAAATACCTGCTTCTTCACTGATGCCAGGACCAGCAACAGGACCTGACTCTATTGTATCACAGGCTCAGGTAACATCTGCTTCAGGTGCTGGAGTTCCTGTGTGGCTACAAGCAGTTAACCAGCCTTTAATGCCTTTGCCTCAGACTCTGAATCCCTACCAGGATCCGCTTTACCCTGGATTCCCTTTTAatgaaaagggagaaagagCCGTTGCACCTCCTTACTCCCTGTGTAGTACTGGGGAAGACTTACCTAAAG ataaGAATATTCTTAGATTTTTCTTCAATCTTGGTGTGAAG GCATACAGTTGTCCCATGTGGGCACCCCATTCTTACCTGTACCCCCTGCACCAGGCCTATTTAGCTGCTTGTAGAATGTACCCAAACGTGTCCCTTCCTGTGTATCCACACAACCCCTGGTTCCAGGAGGCTGCTCCCGCTCAGAATGAAAATGAGACTGCACGACCAAACAGGCACTTTGCTGTCCAGACCGAGGCCAGGTCCAATGGTCAGATTCCACCGGTTGACAGATCTCCATCACTGCCTCTGATCATACCTTCAGCTCAGGTGACAGAAAGTCAAGGACAGGTTTGTGTCGAACCAGAGAATCCAGCGCAAGCTCTTCATGCGAACTACGAGGAGTCCCTGAGAGGGAAAAATATCTTCCCTCAGCCGCCCTTTGGACACAATCACTTTCTAGGAGCTGTTCCAATAGCACCTCCTTTCTTTCCTCACTTCTGGTATGGGTACCCAGTTCAGGGTTTCATTGAGAATTCAGTAGCGAGACCTAATCTTGTCTTGTCTCCTGAGGAcaaagaggcagcagcagctggcacctCTGCCAGCATGTATGTGGGCAAAGAATGCAGCCCTCCAGTTCCTGCAGTGAactgtgcagagcagctccagaagaCCAACAGTGGCAGCGGCCCCAGTACCgtcccattcccagtggctgctgcagggaacCCAAAAGACACTTCAGCCAGGGCCTCTCAGCTGGAGCAAACCTGTCCTTCAGCCACTCCTAAGCAGAAAGCAGCCGGGCAGCAGCATCGCCCTCCACAGACACAGGGCCCAGAGAGGCCGACGGCAGGGCCTGGCACGCAGCCACTGCTGGCAGAACCTCCCAAAAATGAACTGAAACCCGGCACTCCCAGCCGGAAGGAGAGGCCTGCTAAAGGGAGAGAGTCCAAGGGCGCTGGGAACATGCAGATGGAAAGCAGGGCCCAGAGAACGAGGGAGGAGAGCTCTGAAGATGACACTGAGGTTTCCGACATGCTGAGGAGTGGCAGATCCAAGCAGTTCTATAACCAGACTTACGGAGGAGGCAGAAGGCCCAGACCTGACAGGGGTTATTCCAGCAGGGGAGGATACCAGTTCCAAAGAAATGAGGAGGCCTGGAAAGGACCACCCAGCAGAAGCAGAGATGACAGCTACCATTATCAGAGAAACTTTAGAGGGCAGCCATATAGGAACGACAGGAGAAGGGCAACACTGGGAGATAATCAGAGGGGGCAGCAAGCATAA
- the OTUD4 gene encoding OTU domain-containing protein 4 isoform X8 has translation MQTRKSSQILKEEIASGQQRWKSRRRKKNSQDESYPKASSPLEQVKTDSPIVAEQVRNVCLISKFSSQETSDKGELHHSHNLTECLPSVTPTPSPVFSEVHLPPAVPSVPAIVPAWPSEPATYGPAGIPTQIPASSLMPGPATGPDSIVSQAQVTSASGAGVPVWLQAVNQPLMPLPQTLNPYQDPLYPGFPFNEKGERAVAPPYSLCSTGEDLPKDKNILRFFFNLGVKAYSCPMWAPHSYLYPLHQAYLAACRMYPNVSLPVYPHNPWFQEAAPAQNENETARPNRHFAVQTEARSNGQIPPVDRSPSLPLIIPSAQVTESQGQVCVEPENPAQALHANYEESLRGKNIFPQPPFGHNHFLGAVPIAPPFFPHFWYGYPVQGFIENSVARPNLVLSPEDKEAAAAGTSASMYVGKECSPPVPAVNCAEQLQKTNSGSGPSTVPFPVAAAGNPKDTSARASQLEQTCPSATPKQKAAGQQHRPPQTQGPERPTAGPGTQPLLAEPPKNELKPGTPSRKERPAKGRESKGAGNMQMESRAQRTREESSEDDTEVSDMLRSGRSKQFYNQTYGGGRRPRPDRGYSSRGGYQFQRNEEAWKGPPSRSRDDSYHYQRNFRGQPYRNDRRRATLGDNQRGQQA, from the exons ATGCAAACCAGAAAAAGTTCTCAAATACTGAAAGAAGAAATAGCAAGTGGACAGCAGAGGTGGAAGAGCAGAAGGAGAAAG AAGAATAGTCAAGATGAGAGTTATCCAAAAGCTTCATCTCCTTTGGAACAAGTAAAAACAGATTCTCCGATTGTTGCTGAGCAAGTAAGAAATGTTTGTTTGATTTCAAAGTTTTCCAGTCAGGAGACTTCAGACAAAGGGGAGCTTCATCACAGCCAC aACCTGACTGAGTGCTTGCCGAGCGTAACTCCGACACCCTCTCCAGTCTTCTCTGAGGTGCATTTACCTCCAGCAGTGCCTTCTGTACCAGCCATTGTGCCAGCTTGGCCAAGTGAGCCAGCAACATACGGACCAGCAG GTATTCCAACCCAAATACCTGCTTCTTCACTGATGCCAGGACCAGCAACAGGACCTGACTCTATTGTATCACAGGCTCAGGTAACATCTGCTTCAGGTGCTGGAGTTCCTGTGTGGCTACAAGCAGTTAACCAGCCTTTAATGCCTTTGCCTCAGACTCTGAATCCCTACCAGGATCCGCTTTACCCTGGATTCCCTTTTAatgaaaagggagaaagagCCGTTGCACCTCCTTACTCCCTGTGTAGTACTGGGGAAGACTTACCTAAAG ataaGAATATTCTTAGATTTTTCTTCAATCTTGGTGTGAAG GCATACAGTTGTCCCATGTGGGCACCCCATTCTTACCTGTACCCCCTGCACCAGGCCTATTTAGCTGCTTGTAGAATGTACCCAAACGTGTCCCTTCCTGTGTATCCACACAACCCCTGGTTCCAGGAGGCTGCTCCCGCTCAGAATGAAAATGAGACTGCACGACCAAACAGGCACTTTGCTGTCCAGACCGAGGCCAGGTCCAATGGTCAGATTCCACCGGTTGACAGATCTCCATCACTGCCTCTGATCATACCTTCAGCTCAGGTGACAGAAAGTCAAGGACAGGTTTGTGTCGAACCAGAGAATCCAGCGCAAGCTCTTCATGCGAACTACGAGGAGTCCCTGAGAGGGAAAAATATCTTCCCTCAGCCGCCCTTTGGACACAATCACTTTCTAGGAGCTGTTCCAATAGCACCTCCTTTCTTTCCTCACTTCTGGTATGGGTACCCAGTTCAGGGTTTCATTGAGAATTCAGTAGCGAGACCTAATCTTGTCTTGTCTCCTGAGGAcaaagaggcagcagcagctggcacctCTGCCAGCATGTATGTGGGCAAAGAATGCAGCCCTCCAGTTCCTGCAGTGAactgtgcagagcagctccagaagaCCAACAGTGGCAGCGGCCCCAGTACCgtcccattcccagtggctgctgcagggaacCCAAAAGACACTTCAGCCAGGGCCTCTCAGCTGGAGCAAACCTGTCCTTCAGCCACTCCTAAGCAGAAAGCAGCCGGGCAGCAGCATCGCCCTCCACAGACACAGGGCCCAGAGAGGCCGACGGCAGGGCCTGGCACGCAGCCACTGCTGGCAGAACCTCCCAAAAATGAACTGAAACCCGGCACTCCCAGCCGGAAGGAGAGGCCTGCTAAAGGGAGAGAGTCCAAGGGCGCTGGGAACATGCAGATGGAAAGCAGGGCCCAGAGAACGAGGGAGGAGAGCTCTGAAGATGACACTGAGGTTTCCGACATGCTGAGGAGTGGCAGATCCAAGCAGTTCTATAACCAGACTTACGGAGGAGGCAGAAGGCCCAGACCTGACAGGGGTTATTCCAGCAGGGGAGGATACCAGTTCCAAAGAAATGAGGAGGCCTGGAAAGGACCACCCAGCAGAAGCAGAGATGACAGCTACCATTATCAGAGAAACTTTAGAGGGCAGCCATATAGGAACGACAGGAGAAGGGCAACACTGGGAGATAATCAGAGGGGGCAGCAAGCATAA
- the OTUD4 gene encoding OTU domain-containing protein 4 isoform X9, whose amino-acid sequence MDAAGRAGGGEQSHPGSGRDAPGDTSMDRYLRSQGLYRKKVAKDGSCLFRAVAEQVLHSQSRHIDVRMACVDYLRKNREKFEAFIEGPFEDYLKSLENPQEWVGQVEISALSLMYKKDFIIYQEPNASPSRVTENGFSDKVLLCFSNGNHYDIVYPVEYAEKAALCQSLLYELLYEKVFNMDLKKIMTELSAVGVTEESNGSSEVSASDSEDDNYRSKATTVSDMNGMKSLSGNKHLESNGNPTSLVLPKKVLKSLDPLVYRNIEYDVWLRSKWDQQKQDFSIAAGMQYSIGDKCKVRLDHNGKFYNAHIQEVFSENGPVVVFVEELGAKHAVSLKSLKPLPQTSPMEGWNTVPGKKIKKFYPTWGQNAQPDAECRGPKNQSKSIKPQSALPPRLQHTVGTRQQQFLGSGPQPHQTSNEQKTPGRNPSQSARKAERERSEELSHGNYFGLSPEERREKQAIEESRSLYEIQQRDEQAFPALCNNQLVCQAATQTVDNANQKKFSNTERRNSKWTAEVEEQKEKEE is encoded by the exons ATGGAtgcggcgggcagggccggcggAGGGGAGCAGAGCCACCCCGGCAGCGGCAGGGATGCCCCCGGGGACACGTCCATGGACCGCTACCTGCGATCTCAGGGCTTGTACAGGAAGAAAGTGGCCAAGGATGGCTCCTGCCTTTTCAGGGCTGTGGCCGAGCAG GTGTTGCACTCTCAGTCTCGACACATTGATGTTAGGATGGCTTGTGTAGACTATCTTCGGAAAAATAGGGAGAAATTTGAAGCA ttcATAGAGGGGCCATTTGAAGATTATTTAAAAAGTTTGGAAAATCCACAG GAATGGGTTGGACAAGTAGAAATAAGTGCCCTTTCTCTTATGTACAA gaaagatTTCATAATATACCAGGAGCCAAATGCTTCTCCTTCACGTGTAACTGAAAATGGCTTTTCTGATaag gtgTTGCTGTGCTTCTCGAATGGAAACCACTATGATATTGTGTATCCCGTAGAGTATGCAGAGAAGGCTGCTCTGTGTCAGT ctctgctgtatGAGTTGCTCTATGAGAAAGTGTTTAATATGGATTTAAAGAAAATCATGACAGAACTTAGTGCTGTTGGTGTGACAGAAGAAAGTAATGGGAGCAGTGAAGTGTCTGCTTCTGATTCGGAAGATGACAACTACAG AAGTAAAGCTACAACAGTTAGCGATATGAATGGAATGAAGTCTCTTTCTGGCAACAAG CACCTTGAGAGCAATGGGAATCCCACCTCACTGGTGTTGCCTAAAAAGGTTCTGAAATCGCTTGATCCTTTGGTTTACAGAAACATTGAATACGATGTTTGGCTCCGATCCAAATGGG ATCAGCAAAAACAAGATTTTTCTATTGCTGCTGGCATGCAATACTCCATTGGAGATAAATGTAAA GTGCGCTTAGACCATAATGGGAAATTTTATAATGCCCATATTCAAGAAGTTTTTTCAGAGAATGGGCCAGTTGTTGTATTTGTAGAAGAGCTTGGAGCAAA GCATGCTGTCTCACTGAAGAGCCTTAAACCTCTTCCACAGACCTCTCCTATGGAGGGCTGGAACACTGTGCCAGGGAAGAAGATAAAAAAGTTTTACCCAACATGGGGGCAGAATGCTCAGCCTG ATGCAGAGTGCAGAGGGCCAAAGAATCAGAGCAAGTCAATCAAACCCCAGTCAGCACTACCTCCTCGACTTCAGCATACTGTGGGAACCAGGCAGCAACAGTTCTTGGGTTCTGGGCCCCAACCTCATCAGACCTCAAATGAGCAAAAAACTCCGGGCAGGAATCCTTCCCAGTCTGCAAG GAAAGCGGAGCGCGAGCGCAGCGAGGAGCTGAGCCATGGCAACTACTTTGGGCTGTCTCCGGAGGAGCGCAGGGAGAAGCAGGCCATAGAGGAGTCTCGTTCCCTTTATGAGATCCAGCAGCGGGATGAACaagcttttcctgctctttgcaAT AACCAGTTAGTCTGTCAGGCTGCTACACAGACTGTGGATAATGCAAACCAGAAAAAGTTCTCAAATACTGAAAGAAGAAATAGCAAGTGGACAGCAGAGGTGGAAGAGCAGAAGGAGAAAG AAGAATAG
- the OTUD4 gene encoding OTU domain-containing protein 4 isoform X10: MDAAGRAGGGEQSHPGSGRDAPGDTSMDRYLRSQGLYRKKVAKDGSCLFRAVAEQVLHSQSRHIDVRMACVDYLRKNREKFEAFIEGPFEDYLKSLENPQEWVGQVEISALSLMYKKDFIIYQEPNASPSRVTENGFSDKVLLCFSNGNHYDIVYPVEYAEKAALCQSLLYELLYEKVFNMDLKKIMTELSAVGVTEESNGSSEVSASDSEDDNYR; encoded by the exons ATGGAtgcggcgggcagggccggcggAGGGGAGCAGAGCCACCCCGGCAGCGGCAGGGATGCCCCCGGGGACACGTCCATGGACCGCTACCTGCGATCTCAGGGCTTGTACAGGAAGAAAGTGGCCAAGGATGGCTCCTGCCTTTTCAGGGCTGTGGCCGAGCAG GTGTTGCACTCTCAGTCTCGACACATTGATGTTAGGATGGCTTGTGTAGACTATCTTCGGAAAAATAGGGAGAAATTTGAAGCA ttcATAGAGGGGCCATTTGAAGATTATTTAAAAAGTTTGGAAAATCCACAG GAATGGGTTGGACAAGTAGAAATAAGTGCCCTTTCTCTTATGTACAA gaaagatTTCATAATATACCAGGAGCCAAATGCTTCTCCTTCACGTGTAACTGAAAATGGCTTTTCTGATaag gtgTTGCTGTGCTTCTCGAATGGAAACCACTATGATATTGTGTATCCCGTAGAGTATGCAGAGAAGGCTGCTCTGTGTCAGT ctctgctgtatGAGTTGCTCTATGAGAAAGTGTTTAATATGGATTTAAAGAAAATCATGACAGAACTTAGTGCTGTTGGTGTGACAGAAGAAAGTAATGGGAGCAGTGAAGTGTCTGCTTCTGATTCGGAAGATGACAACTACAGGTAA